The proteins below are encoded in one region of Triticum aestivum cultivar Chinese Spring chromosome 1B, IWGSC CS RefSeq v2.1, whole genome shotgun sequence:
- the LOC123132254 gene encoding uncharacterized protein has product MIQLLFTLLAAEAALVLVLLFRTPARRLALLAVDCSKRGRGPLMARTVAATMFVVLGSSGYSIAKIRRREGEFAQLTPTDQVLASRHLLEASLMGYSLFLGLIIDRLHHYIRQIRAMKKNMEAVTKQSRVLEETKLGDSEEIQGYQKKIGSLNEQVQVLKQQSESQTQELKTAETNNLALRKQSEGLLTEYERLIAENEELRNKLQTMELRFSRSDSKKNT; this is encoded by the exons ATGATCCAGCTGCTGTTCACGCTGCTGGCCGCCGAGGCAGCGCTGGTGCTCGTGCTGCTCTTCCGCACGCCCGCTCGACGCCTCGCGCTGCTCGCCGTGGACTGCAGCAAGCGCGGCCGCGGGCCCCTAATGGCCAGGACTGTCGCGGCCACCATGTTCGTCGTGCTCGGCTCCAGCGGGTACAGCATCGCCAAGATCCGGCGCCGCGAAGGCGAGTTCGCCCAGCTCACGCCCACAGACCAGGTGCTCGCCAGCCGCCACCTCCTCGAGGCCTCGCTCATGG GATACTCTCTGTTTCTTGGGCTAATTATTGATCGACTGCATCACTATATTAGGCAAATACGGGCGATGAAGAAAAACATGGAGGCTGTGACAAAGCAGAGCAGGGTCTTGGAAGAAACAAAGCTCGGAGACTCTGAGGAAATTCAAGGATATCAGAAAAAGATTGGCAGTTTGAATGAACAGGTGCAAGTACTCAAACAACAGTCAGAATCTCAAACACAGGAGCTAAAAACTGCTGAAACGAACAATTTGGCTTTAAGAAAACAATCTGAAGGCTTGCTTACTGAGTATGAGCGTCTAATTGCGGAGAATGAGGAATTGAGGAATAAGCTGCAAACAATGGAACTCCGCTTCTCCCGTTCTGACAGCAAGAAAAATACATAG